One Sediminicola sp. YIK13 DNA segment encodes these proteins:
- a CDS encoding EF-hand domain-containing protein produces MGAKEDILNKIQILITNHFKTPEEAFAFFDKDGDGKMTKGEIVELLKKAEINGFIRGMVSTKLVEGYDKSGDELIDWQEFKQAISKIQ; encoded by the coding sequence ATGGGAGCAAAAGAGGATATCTTAAATAAAATTCAAATCTTGATAACCAATCATTTTAAAACCCCTGAGGAAGCATTTGCCTTCTTTGATAAGGATGGGGATGGTAAAATGACTAAGGGTGAGATTGTGGAGCTTTTAAAAAAAGCAGAGATCAATGGTTTTATTCGGGGAATGGTATCTACCAAATTGGTTGAAGGCTACGATAAATCTGGCGATGAGCTCATAGATTGGCAGGAGTTTAAACAGGCCATCTCGAAAATACAGTAA
- the rplT gene encoding 50S ribosomal protein L20, which translates to MPRSVNSVASRARRKKVMKQAKGYFGRRKNVWTVAKNAVEKAMLYAYRDRRNKKRTFRSLWITRINAGARLHGMSYSQFMGKVKANNIELNRKVLADLAMNHPEAFKAVVNQIK; encoded by the coding sequence ATGCCAAGATCAGTAAATTCAGTTGCTTCACGCGCTAGGAGAAAAAAAGTGATGAAGCAAGCCAAAGGTTACTTTGGAAGACGTAAAAACGTTTGGACAGTAGCTAAAAATGCGGTTGAAAAAGCAATGTTATATGCTTACAGAGACCGTAGAAACAAGAAAAGAACTTTCCGTTCCTTATGGATCACCCGTATTAATGCAGGTGCTAGATTACACGGAATGTCCTATTCTCAGTTTATGGGGAAAGTAAAAGCCAACAACATTGAGCTTAACCGTAAGGTTTTAGCCGATTTGGCAATGAACCACCCAGAAGCTTTTAAGGCTGTTGTGAATCAAATAAAGTAA